The genome window AAATGTATAACATTGGCACACCAGTTGATAGTTCCAAGTTAATAACCTGTCATCAAGAATCCATTTGAATATCAACTAAAATCCATGTATAATATGCCTAATATGTTCAAGGCGGTAGAGAAACAAAGCCCTACCTCCTCAGATGTTAATTCATCAAGATACATAATAATGGACCGCAATGAATTTGCATGAGCTACAACCATCACATGTTTTCCAGCCATAAGTTGGGGTTCAATCTGCAGAACAGATTTTTTAAAGATCAGTTATATCAACAAATGCAAGCCTTGAATACACAAGAAAGAGTCTTCTACATGTTATAGTCACCAAGCTTACATGCTCTTTAAAATATGTAACAGCCCTTCCCAAGCACATTTCCAAACTCTCTCCATTGGGTGGCCGAACATCATAACTTCTACGCCATTTATGAACCTGCTCCTTTCCATATCTTTCAGCTGTTTCCTGCTTATTATAACCCTGAAGCTCCCCATACCTTTAAAGCACACATGAGATCTACTTGTTCAGGGAATACATTGTTCGAAGAAAAAGAGCATGCAGATAGAAAATTACATTCTTTCATTCAGTTGCCATGCTTTAATGACAGGAACAGAGTGCGCTTGTGTATCTTCACTATGAATTTGACTCCATATTTTGGCTTCTTCATTCTCATCATGCAGAATAATGGGCACCTAAAAACTTCATGGAGGTTAATCACTAGTGCATATTATGGTACTTTGTCAAAGACGTTTAGCCATTCATCATCATAAACTGTTGGTGCCTATCTTAGTGACCAAGATCACATTGCAGGAATTTTCAAATGACAAGTTTTCTACAACCCGTAGTACGGTCTGCTATGAGTAATACACTGATACATTGCCTTTGAtttaaagttcaaaaaaaaaaaaagatacatcTTAAATCAGTTTTTTTCTAACTGCAATCAATCAGAAAcagaacttatatatataacaagaaTTTAGCATAGGCTGCCCCTAAGCTTGCATGATGAGAAAGTCTGGGAAGTAACAAAACATCAAAGCATTCCCAGAGAAAACCAAATTCAGCagctgaaatattttcattaaatatagctgaatgacaaaaatatgttgaaaattgaaaggaaaaagaaatgaagtAATCAAGAATCAGTAGCAGCAGTGCTTTGGCAATGAATAACACAACACATTTCCGATGTTGATAACTTGCTTACATAAACTGTTTTACATGAGTTAGGAACATAtatcaaagatcaaacaaccAACATTCACtaaaataattgtaaaacaagGCTTTTTCAGAATAGTGGCTAGGTTTGTTGTTTAAAAAGGTAGTATCTTTGTATATAGATTCTATCAGGATAGACTGCATATGTAGCATACAACTAGATGTATTTCACCCTGTAAGTGTACTTAGAACATAAGCATTGAACCATTCCCTGCATCTCATTTCTCATATACAACTGTAAGCACTTTGTGCATTTCATATGTTTAGAACCAAGTCTGAATATGAAACAATATTTGTGAATTTGGGAATTGGGATTAATATGTAGTAGTACCTTCATGCAGTGGTGTTCAGTGAGAGCAAGCATTGCTGTCATCTGTGAACGAATTAAAGCCGATATGTAGATGACATCCAAAGGTAAGTTCTTGATTCTCTTACCAGCTTCAATTGCTTCTTCCACTCCTTTATTGGTCAAAGGCACATCAACACAACCAGTGAACAAGTTCTTCTCATTCCACATTGATTCCCCATGCCTGATCAAGATCAAAGTAGATTCATCTGCAAAGAGTTATACCTTTAATAATACAAGTAAAACATTAAATAGGCATGACTCACAAAAACACAGTAACTAGTAAGGTGTCCATAATTTAACACCCGAAAACTGATCTACTCACTTACAATACTATGAGAACCAACTTCACTTGTGTGGGAGGACACTATTGGATGTGGACTTGATAATGAACTGTATGGTGAGCGTATAATGCATTTTCTTGAATTGTTGAAGTTGCATCTTTCTTTTGTTAAAAAGGGCATTCTCACACTGAATTTGTAAGTTTGGTCAAGAGAAGCACAGCCGCCACGGCCTCCGTGCACCCAATTGAGATTGACAGAAAGATCAAAAGCAGCAAAGGCAGCAACCATATTGACAATACAACCTATCCATTCAAAAAGCAGTACAATTTtcatcacaaaaataaaatgaatatttaggATATGATTAACAAAAGCATCTGTTGCCCAATCAGCAACCTCGTGCTAACTACATTGCTTTGTGATCATCGCTCCCATTACATGCTATTAATCACAAAATTTCAAACAGTTACGAATTTATTTTAAGAGCCATTCCGAACTTTCAGAGGATCAATCATAGTAAAGAGGTTCACACTATCAAGATAGCTCAAATCAAACACAGACGAAAAGGGAAAAATTAACACGGAGTAATAACCCACAAAGCAAGAGCGAAAATTGGCATTAGAgcataaaataatcaaaatgaaGAAGATAAAGTTAGACATATACGGAGAGAACCTTCTAAACGGGTTTCAACTGTCAAGTTTGGTTAACGCAGAAACTGCGGATGGATCGGAGATCTCAAAGAACTGTCAACGGAGTAGGTCACCGTTGTATGGGGACAGGCCGGCGTCTTTTTCTTGTCTCGTGCCCAAAATCAAAGTAGgaagatgaaaaataataacaCAAAACTAGCTTAATCCTAGATATGTCATAACAATCAGaatcattaatattttgttttttgttttttttttttattgaaagcGGTAAATTAATATTTAGTTAAAATCATCATTCTAGTATGGATGTCAATTTTAGCCAGAAATTATAGAGCTTACTCAATAAGTTTGAAATCgataatttcaataatttaaatGAGTAATCCAAAATCTAAGCCAAGtctattctttttgttttataagGAGTTAAAATCATCATTCTAGTATGGATGTCAATATTAGCCAGAAATTATAGAGCTTACTCAATAACTTTGAAATCgataatttcaataatttaaatGAGTAATCCAAAATCTAAGCCAAGtctattctttttgttttataagGAGGGATGTGTAACAAAATATATACCTAATTTATAGTAAGTtcatctttagtaatttttattaaatttataaataaaagtttaataaatttattataaaacaaaatattttgtatgaaaataaatattaaacagaataaaaaatacttattttaattattatattatagtataaatatattaattaattttagttagaatttagaaattgaagtttattatatttatataagtttatatttattagtgtaaatgtgctaatttatcaaaattgaaagttcagaatgttaatttaaaaatgtgaaaaattttatttgagtTTGCACTATAAACCCAAAATTCAATACGGTTAGCCCGATTGATATCCATATCACATACCTAGTACTCTCAAAGAATGCCGGACCGCCCTAttaggggcaaattattgtgtggaccataatcaaatgtacatttttaatgtactaaatatacattatttttgtactgaatgtacattatttttatactataaaaataatgtacattcagtacacaaataatgtacatcccctgaatataatgtacattatttttatactgaatgtacattatttttatattgaatgtgcattatttaatagtatggtccacacagctgtgtggatcatggtccacacaataatgattgcctaTTAGGCCAATCCCACCGCGGGCCTAATTTCTGGCGCgggtttctatttttttttttttacaaatatcaATGTTCAGAAAAATAAATAGAGTCTACATTCAAAAAATAAGTAAAGtctacaaataatattattattttttatgttcaaaaattatattttttaaatatatatatatatatatatatatatatatatatatatatatatatatatatatattgatggataaATCGTAAATGGACCTGTGGCAGATAAACCGGGACGGAATCGAATTCAAGCATCTGAGAGTCCCGTACTCAGCCGAAGCTCGGGGCATCGAGTTGACACAGTCTTTTCAGCATCAAGCGTGGTCCAAAGTCTTTGCAGCCACCCACATTCTTTCGAGGGTGGTTAGCGCCAAAAGAGGGTGTAAAAACACTCCTCTATGTCTTGTTAAGACACATCTTGTCATAAGAACACTCtttgtcttgttattacatAAGTTTCCTCTTGTAATAGCATTATATTGGCTTTATTACAAGAATTATCTCCGTGATTCAACCATATTGTCTTATTATTACCCATTTATTGTTTCATTCTTACATTGTCTAGTCTTTCAACATAATCGGGTTTGCTAATTCGGGTCaacccgggttaattaaatccatcattggtgctttcattgagagctcgaCATCAAGCTCAAGTGTGCTATTTTCCCTAGCTGGGATAAGGTCAGGATCCAACTCCCGTAATTCCCACAATTCCAGTGGTACTCGTACTCCATCCCGTGCCAACGATCCCAACGGGACCGCGAGTTGGCAAAAACTGCCTATGAGGTTGGCTAAAGACCTCAAAGATCATATCAACAACAATCGTCAAGGCGATCTGACCCCGTTCACTACACCTCCAACCCCGGACTTCCAAGAGGGTGTGACTGTGATTCAACAAGCTGTCGCTTTGTTGACTTGGCTCGTAGAAGGGTTTCAAGGAAGTATCTCAACTTGTCATCTCAGCCCCAACTCGCCTCAAAGGGCTCTACTTCTCCCAAGATGCAATGATGGCCCAAACACAAGCGTACTTGCACACCCGAGCCTCAGGTGACAGAGAGGTCCAATTCACACAACCCTCATAGCCCCGTAGCACCCACCTCACCCCACGTGGCAACGACGTCAACTGTACCTTCGAGATCAACCGCAATGACAAGTTGACTAAGATCATCTCACCACCAACCTTGAGCCTCCTAGACAAAGCGGTCACAATTCCAAAAGTTACAACCTTGCTAACCCTCACCCCGACCCTTCGGCGTTGAGCGTGCTGCTAGACACCAGGTCTCGACAAGTGCAAATAACACAAGTTGTTAGAGGATGATAAACGAACTCGAGTCCCGAGGCTAGCTTGTCGAAGCGACTCAAGGATTGGTGTGACCTCATCAAGCTAACCTCACTACCAAGATTCCATGCGAGGTTACACATGGGCAACCACCCTAGAACTCGTCCTCCCCGAGGCCAAGTGTAACGTTGAGGGCACAAGCCCTAGCTCGGCCACAGTGAGCACAAAGAGCCTAAGCTTGACCACCATGAGTATGAAGAGTCCAAGCTCGGTCTCTATGAACACAAAAACCCCGAGCTTGGCCACCATGAGTATGAAGAGTCCAAGCTCGGCCTCCATGAACACAAGGACCCCGAGCTCGGCTACCAAGAGCACGAGGAGCACAAACTTAGCCACGAGCACAAGCTTAGCCACCACGATTACATAGAACTCGAGCTCAGCCACCATTGGCACGAGGAATCGTAGTAGTGACAAGGTCCAACCTAAATGACGTGGTGCGCAAGGTGACGAGGCACCCCAAAGTCCTCGTAGGTGAGAGAGACCTTGACCTCAATTCTCCTAAATGGAGTTATGGATCCCGACATCACCTATTACCGTGAAAAGGATTAATTCTTAGCCGAAGCCGAAGAGCACCGAACGGATGAGTCTTTAAGTTTAAAGAGCCAAAGGGCTTCGACTTAAAATGACCAAACACTTTAGGGGCGACATGTGGTTCGACCTCGCCTATCGCTGAACGAAAGAGTTTCTAGGTGTAAAGCCGAATGGTCTCGACTTAGAATGACCAACACTCTAAGGAGGGTACGAGATTTGACCTCGCCTACCACCGAACGGGTGTGCTAAGGGTCAAGGTACGCCAacatgcattaaaaaaaaaacaaaaaaaactaagcCGACCTCCTTAGGTCAAAATTAGGCCAAGCTCCAAGCTCGACTTGACCTCCTTAGGTCAAAACTAGGTCAAGTTCCGAGCTCGACCTGACTTCCTTAGGTCAAGCCTAGGCCAAGCTCTGAACTCAACTTGACCTCCTTAGGTTAAGCCTAAGACAAACTCTGAGCTCGACCCGACCTCCTTAGGTCAAGGCTAAGCTTAGAGCTCGGTTCGACCCCCTGGGTCTAAGACCAAGTCAAACACAAGCTCAACACAACCTCAAGGTGTTCGTGCACGCTAAACCACGTAAGGTCCAACCTCCTTAATCTTGAGCTTATCCCCAGGGAGCTCAAGTTAGAGAGTTGATAAGTGCaattttatacattattttattatattttatttaatatttttttagtctaattatatttttatgcttaatcttattaaattattatatatgtatttactttatcctgattcaataagttttataaataaactaattaattaatgatgtagtagTCTGTAGTTAGATTAATAGGTTAGGGCGTTAGGCTAATTCTATTTAGGatttattattaatgtatttaatatgtgatttgtttttattataagaagAATTAGTCAAAGGAAATTTACGGCTGACAACCAGAGCGTCAATCTTCTCCGTTTCTTTCTGGTCAGCATCGACGAGCGAATCTGGGGGAAAGTTTCGATGGCGTCCATTTATCCATCGCCTTCTACAGCCATCAAATTTGCGGAGGGACCGTTGAGATTGGGTGTATTAAAAGAGGGCCAATTCGACTAATCGAAGGACGAAGCGATCACTTTGTTTTCTCCTCACCAAATTCATCACGAATCAGACATTAACCTATCACCAAGAACAAAATCCGTCTCTGAACCTGGTTTCCGGTCGGTGTTCACAGACACGGTGAGCTCCAGCTTCGATGCGGCACTGAACTGATTTCGGCAGCAGCAGAATTTTTCCTTGGCTGGTACTAAATTGTTTCGTTGGAGCGGTGCGAAATACTCCTGAGCAAAGTCAATTTCAATTTGGCGTAATTGGTGGCAGATTTCATCTCAGTTCGCAGATCGTAGTTCATACTTCGTACTTCGTATTTAGGTTGGCCATTTcaatttgtttagtttttttttcaatatattcTCCTACGTGGCAGCTCAATTAATTAGGGAATACCAGTTAGAAGGATGAAGCTTTATGAATTCATTGTTGCCAACTTATTTATGCATAgctaatttattttcttctagGAATATGAACAGTATACCATGAAAGTTTTACAGTAATTTAGGCTTTTAATGTTGCCAATTCAGTTATGTTTTCTCTTACGCTTTATATTGTGATTAATTGTGTTGAACCTGATCAATTCTAGCATAATTAGTCTATTTGAGGGGAATTATAGTGTACATACCATGCCTATTAATTCCAAGCTCTGTaggataaaaatataaataatttggtTGTCTTACtaaattgtttattttggtTCATAacccgggtattccgtaagttcttcaAGCTTAATGAGTTTTAATCGTTCTTAATCATATGAATGATTAAAGCACGTGACTTGTTCTGGACGTCATACGGAATAGTCATATTACAGTaagaacgaacccttaattgATTGGCAATGTTAGGCTTGAAATGCATGATTAGTAATGGTTtctgattcatgttcctagatTTCTCCaatttgattgtttattttatattctgATTCTTGGTAATTTATCTATTCACTTTCCCTAGGTGTTGATTCAATTGTCttgtgtttaatttaatattggtttttggtcctagtacttaatttaattagtttgatttttaagtttttaaattgcaTCGTTAtaattccctgtgggttcgaTCCTTGCTTTTGCACACTATTGCTACAactgattcgtgcacttgcgaggacattattaaaattgtccatcaagaGTTCGTCCGAAGTGAAGCCCAAGTCTTCGCATTTGTTTAGGTCGAACCTCAAGCTTTAGAGGTCATCCGAAGCGAAGGTGTCTTTGCGTTTGTTGAGGTTGGACCTCAAGCCTTAGAGTTCATTCTAAGGAGTTCAAGTTAAAGAGTTCACCTCAAGGTGCTCAATTTATGGACTCCGAGTTAAAGGGCTCATCGTGGAGAGCTCAAGCTGAAGATCTCATCTAAGTAGCTCAACACAAGGAACTCAAGTCGAAAGGCTCATCCTAATGAGCTCAGGTTAAAAAGGCTCATCACGAGGAGCCCGAGTTGGAGAGCTCATCAAGGGGCTCAGGATGAAGAGGTTAAGATAGGGAGCCCAAAGGGAGGAGCTCAGGGTGAAGAGTTCAACACAAGGAGCTCAGGGTGGAGAGCTCAAGTTGGGGAACCCAAGGTGAGGAGGTCAAGATGGGGAACCCAATGTGAGGAGCTCAAAGTGAAGAGCTTAATTTGAGGAACTCAAGCTGAGGAACGGAACTCATGCTATCAAGATTGGCTAAGTTAAAGTTTGGAACTAAGTGCTTGAGCCCGAACAATGTTAGGAGCCAAGACCTTTGAGGTCAACCAGAACAAAGTGGAAAGCTCAAGCTCAAGCTCTTGGAGCCCGATTGTGACAAGGTATGGAATGCTCGTATGGAGCACCCCAAAGGCGGACAAAGTTAATGGCATGACCATGTCGGTGCTTAGCAAGGTATGCTTTATTTGCATAATGCAAATGCTAAGGAGCAAACAAGCGGCGCGTAGAAGGGGATAACATTGTGCTAATCAAGGTTGGAGCATGAGTACTTTCTTTCGCTGACGACATCTCGCAGCTCAGAGAGTGCgggactgatgatggataaATCGTAAATGGACCAATGGCAGATCAACCCGGATGGAATCGAATTCAAGCATCGGAGATGACCCGAAAACCGAACCCGGCCAACCCTGGGCTTGGCTGAGACTAACCTCGGTCGAGCCCATTCGGCCTAAGCTTGGTCGTGTCTTGGCTGACCCCTCAGCCGGGTCATCTCGACCGAGTCCCGTACTCGGCCGAGGCTTGGGACATCGGGTTGACGTGGTCTTTTTAGCGTCAAGCACGGTCCAAGGTCGTTGCAACCACCCACCTCCTTTCGGGGTGTGGTTAGGGCCAAAAGAAGGTATAAAAACACTCCTCTATGTCTCATTAAAACACATCTTGTCCTAAGAACACACTTTATCTTGTTATTACATAAGTTTCCCCTTGTAATAGCATTATATTGGctttaatacaataattatttCTATGATTCAACCATATTGTCTTATTATTACACATTTCTTGTCTTATTATTATACATTCTTACCTTGTCTAATCTTTCAACATAATCGGGTTTGCTAATTCGGATCAAcctgggttaattaaatccccacacacacacacacacacacacacacacacacacacacacacacacacatagcgtactgccttgctgtgtaacatatataattatatatgttttttttttaaataggacTTGGCTGCTGGTTGCGAGCTAAGCACGCTAGGCCCACATTTTTGCGGGTCTACTTTTCTATAACCCTAAACTGTCCCAGTGCGAGATGGATGCGGATCAGCATGCCGGCTTCGACACACTTTAACAGTACTACCCATACCCATATCCTCATCAATaacaaatttcatattttctcTAAAATGAACCATTCAATCAGACATAAACATAATTGAGGAGCACaaaatttgcaataattataattaagacaAAATGGTTgagattttaataaaaaaaatacacttttttatatatattataataaacttTAATTCAATTTTCGTTGAGATGTAATACATAATCAATTTTAATGTCCCAATCTCAAACCCTAACTAAATGTGCAATGATGATGTTTTGCACACATAACCTCTTATAATCATTAGAATTTTAAATACCCCCAATATTCCTCTTATAATCATTAGAATTTTAAATACCCCCaatattagttttttaattGAGACCGTTTTATTGAATCTTGAATCATTATCTTGAATCATTATCTATAAAATAAATCGAAtcaagataaaaatataatacttatattaaaaaatataatactatttaaaaataaagtaaatataatactattaaaaagtaaagtatttattacttgtatcagaaagtgtaatatttttacattttaaatataaaagtcCCATTTTTCCGATCGATCTATTTATATTGAGATGGTCTAGCAGAAATGTATGACTTACAAAATGATTTCAAAGTAAAACAATTGTTATCACATTTTAATAATTCCATTTTTCTTATTGTCCGTCCAAACAACATTTGCAAGCGCAACTAGTCttacattattattacattattatacgTATTCCAATAATTCTGATCAGATAACTAAATACTAACTAAACCCACCGACACTGCAAAGCAACAatttaaccattaaattaaattgaagtaTAAAGCTAAAGGCATATGAAAGCAGTTTCAACAAGCtacaacacaaataataataatgtggatGCTAGGAGGGAGCATCAGTCTCCAGGTCCAGGATGACAAGAAATACACATCAACCGTACTAAACAAACAATTTCATTGCTCAAAAGTTATCGTCGTTGAGGTGGTACTGAGCGACGACCTGGGCGCAGCTAGCCAGAGGCTGCTTCGTGGTGAAACCCAAGTTGTTGGCGAAGCGGACGTCGTTGACCAAGCCGTTGTTGCGGGAGAGGATGACGCGGGCACGGTCGCGGCCGCTGTCTGGCTTGCCGGAGAGAGGGTCTGAGCTCTTCACAAGCACCACATCGCAGAGATCGTCGCCGCGGTCACCGTTCACCAGGATGCTGTACTCTCCCTGCGAGTTGGTCACCGCGTTGGCAGTGTAGGTCACGGCATCCGAATCCCGCTTCTTGCACTCCAGC of Ipomoea triloba cultivar NCNSP0323 chromosome 3, ASM357664v1 contains these proteins:
- the LOC116012367 gene encoding uncharacterized protein LOC116012367 isoform X2; amino-acid sequence: MVAAFAAFDLSVNLNWVHGGRGGCASLDQTYKFSVRMPFLTKERCNFNNSRKCIIRSPYSSLSSPHPIVSSHTSEVGSHSIVNESTLILIRHGESMWNEKNLFTGCVDVPLTNKGVEEAIEAGKRIKNLPLDVIYISALIRSQMTAMLALTEHHCMKVPIILHDENEEAKIWSQIHSEDTQAHSVPVIKAWQLNERMYGELQGYNKQETAERYGKEQVHKWRRSYDVRPPNGESLEMCLGRAVTYFKEHIEPQLMAGKHVMVVAHANSLRSIIMYLDELTSEEVINLELSTGVPMLYIYKDGKFIRRGSPPGSMEAGVYAYTEYLALYRQKVDEMTENS
- the LOC116012367 gene encoding uncharacterized protein LOC116012367 isoform X1, with the protein product MVAAFAAFDLSVNLNWVHGGRGGCASLDQTYKFSVRMPFLTKERCNFNNSRKCIIRSPYSSLSSPHPIVSSHTSEVGSHSIVNESTLILIRHGESMWNEKNLFTGCVDVPLTNKGVEEAIEAGKRIKNLPLDVIYISALIRSQMTAMLALTEHHCMKVPIILHDENEEAKIWSQIHSEDTQAHSVPVIKAWQLNERMYGELQGYNKQETAERYGKEQVHKWRRSYDVRPPNGESLEMCLGRAVTYFKEHIEPQLMAGKHVMVVAHANSLRSIIMYLDELTSEEVINLELSTGVPMLYIYKDGKFIRRGSPPGSMEAGVYAYTEYLALYRQKVDEMTENRSIKSDDRRSMKSPSCSGRNVSSHYLITFCCPNR
- the LOC116012367 gene encoding uncharacterized protein LOC116012367 isoform X3, giving the protein MWNEKNLFTGCVDVPLTNKGVEEAIEAGKRIKNLPLDVIYISALIRSQMTAMLALTEHHCMKVPIILHDENEEAKIWSQIHSEDTQAHSVPVIKAWQLNERMYGELQGYNKQETAERYGKEQVHKWRRSYDVRPPNGESLEMCLGRAVTYFKEHIEPQLMAGKHVMVVAHANSLRSIIMYLDELTSEEVINLELSTGVPMLYIYKDGKFIRRGSPPGSMEAGVYAYTEYLALYRQKVDEMTENRSIKSDDRRSMKSPSCSGRNVSSHYLITFCCPNR
- the LOC116013538 gene encoding pollen allergen Che a 1-like, producing MARFLALFALCSLAAAATIATATVSDKPFLVKGKVYLDTCNCGFETTATKYLPKSHVRLECKKRDSDAVTYTANAVTNSQGEYSILVNGDRGDDLCDVVLVKSSDPLSGKPDSGRDRARVILSRNNGLVNDVRFANNLGFTTKQPLASCAQVVAQYHLNDDNF